A single window of Mugil cephalus isolate CIBA_MC_2020 chromosome 1, CIBA_Mcephalus_1.1, whole genome shotgun sequence DNA harbors:
- the LOC125020978 gene encoding acidic mammalian chitinase-like: MGKVLFLAALCLLLHVQLGSSFILSCYFTNWAQYRPPPTIYMPNDIDPCLCTHLLYAFATIKNNQLATFEWNDVELYSQFNALKNKNGDLKTLLSVGGWNFGSTGFSQMVSSPTNRQTFIKSVISFLREYEFDGLDIDWEYPANRGGSPEDKQYYSVFLEELRAAFESEAKRSNKARLLISAAVSAGKDTIDSAYQIPKLGQALDMINVMTYDFHGSWDPMTGQCSPLFKGPEDQDGFMYFNVDYAMNYWKSQGAPAEKLIVGFPTYGNSFTLRNPAEHGVGAPISGAGTPGKYTQEAGELAYFEICGFLKDGATEVWNQAQDVPYAYKGNQWVGYDNMKSFQIKADWLTKSNFGGAMVWTLDMDDYMGTFCNQGKYPLINVLKKSLNLEQASCAPPATPLPPIVGVSTTTGSSSGGGSSGGSGGSSSSGGGSGTSGMDGSFCAGKANGMYPNPKNKNQFYNCSRGKTYLEHCAAGLVFDSSCSCCNWS, from the exons ATGGGCAAAGTACTGTTTCTGGCGG CTCTGTGCCTCCTGCTGCACGTTCAGCTCG GCTCGTCTTTCATACTGTCATGCTACTTCACCAACTGGGCACAGTACAGACCACCCCCAACCATCTACATGCCCAATGACATTGACCCCTGCCTGTGTACCCATCTCCTGTATGCTTTTGCCACCATCAAGAACAATCAACTGGCAACGTTTGAGTGGAATGATGTGGAGCTTTACAGTCAGTTCAATGCCCTGAAGAACAA AAATGGCGACCTGAAGACGCTTCTCTCTGTTGGAGGATGGAACTTTGGCTCTACAGG CTTCTCACAAATGGTGTCGAGCCCTACCAACCGTCAGACTTTCATCAAATCGGTCATTTCATTCCTGAGGGAGTATGAGTTTGACGGGCTCGACATTGACTGGGAGTACCCAGCCAACAGGGGAGGCTCTCCCGAGGATAAGCAGTACTACTCTGTTTTCCTGGAG GAGCTGAGAGCCGCCTTTGAGAGCGAGGCCAAGCGGAGCAACAAGGCTCGTCTTCTGATCTCTGCGGCTGTGTCGGCTGGAAAGGACACCATTGATTCTGCTTATCAGATTCCCAAGCTCGGCCA GGCCCTGGACATGATTAACGTCATGACATACGACTTCCATGGCTCTTGGGACCCCATGACTGGTCAGTGCAGTCCACTGTTCAAGGGCCCTGAGGACCAGGATGGCTTCATGTATTTCAACGTG gattATGCCATGAACTACTGGAAGAGCCAAGGAGCTCCAGCTGAGAAGCTGATTGTTGGTTTCCCTACATATGGCAACTCATTCACTCTCAGGAACCCTGCTGAGCACGGTGTAGGAGCACCTATCTCTGGCGCTGGAACTCCAGGAAAGTACACTCAAGAGGCCGGGGAGCTCGCTTATTTCGAG ATTTGTGGCTTTTTGAAAGACGGAGCGACTGAGGTTTGGAACCAGGCCCAGGATGTGCCATACGCCTACAAGGGGAACCAGTGGGTGGGCTATGACAACATGAAGAGCTTCCAGATCAAG GCTGACTGGCTGACTAAGAGCAACTTCGGAGGGGCCATGGTGTGGACCCTTGATATGGATGACTACATGGGCACTTTCTGTAACCAAGGAAAATACCCCCTGATTAATGTTCTCAAAAAGAGCCTTAATCTGGAACAAGCTT cctgtgCCCCTCCTGCAACTCCCCTCCCTCCAATTGTCGGAGTGAGCACAACTACCGGAAGCAGCTCTGGAGGAGGCTCCAGCGGAGGCTCCGGCGGTAGCAGCTCCTCTGGCGGGGGCTCTGGCACCAGTGGCATGGACGGAAGCTTCTGCGCCGGAAAGGCTAACGGCATGTACCCCAACCCAAAAAATAAGAACCAGTTCTACAACTGCAGTCGTGGAAAAACCTACTTGGAGCACTGTGCCGCTGGCCTGGTTTTTGACAGCTCCTGTTCTTGTTGCAACTGGTCTTAA
- the mfsd4ab gene encoding major facilitator superfamily domain-containing protein 4B, with translation MFVDERILTLFKRNAHHTLTYWSVFFSFGLCIAFLGPTILDLQCQTNSTLSQITWVFFAQQFCLLIGSSIGGVFKRTLFSALAALFVSALVISIIFAIIPLCHNVLLLAIAMAVSGFAMGIIDTIANIQLVTIYQKDSAVFLQALHFFIGFGALVSPLIADPFLSESGCGNHTGNETATMHHFRNMLRNSPIAEHNITTDPLPHEGAKEESIVQYAFWIMALINLPVPIAVLFLMYREQLIPCCPSGTPRLLDKDELAMENQQGAEGPDVEQKEHEAGGHGDIFSCCQNDNLRGLPVSFFMIHILGGMVLFMTDGIVGAYAGFVYTYAVTSSVSLPHKIAGYLASIFWAAITVGRLLSIPLSYRFQPVRLLMFNLAGAIVTVLMLLIFYYSSIFLFVGTCLCGLFLSSIFPCMLAYTEDILDYQGCATSVLVTSAGMGEMVMQVLVGSIIQSEGSYSFLLCGVITACLGFIFFIGLLLFHRMHRNYLTGTSKKSAMVEEPAAEHNGSAKAEQKEDKESS, from the exons ATGTTTGTGGACGAGCGGATTTTAACTCTCTTCAAAAGGAATGCCCACCACACGTTGACCTACTGGAGTGTTTTCTTCAGCTTTGGACTCTGCATTGCTTTCCTTGGACCTACAATTTTAGACTTGCAATGTCAAACAAACTCCACGCTCAGTCAGATCACCTGGGTGTTCTTCGCTCAGCAGTTCTGCTTGTTGATTGGCAGCTCCATCGGTGGCGTCTTCAAGAGGAC gTTGTTCAGCGCCCTAGCTGCCTTATTTGTCTCCGCTCTGGTGATCTCTATAATATTTGCCATCATCCCTCTGTGTCACAATGTCCTTCTGCTGGCCATCGCCATGGCCGTGTCTGGTTTCGCGATGGGCATTATTGACACAATTGCAAACATCCAACTGGTGACAATCTACCAGAAGGACTCTGCTGTCTTCTTACAG gctcttcatttcttcattgGCTTCGGAGCCCTGGTGAGCCCACTGATTGCAGATCCTTTCCTCTCAGAGTCGGGCTGTGGGAATCACACAGGGAACGAGACTGCGACCATGCATCATTTCAGGAACATGCTGAGAAACAGTCCGATTGCAGAGCACAATATAACCACGGACCCCCTGCCCCATGAGGGAGCGAAAGAGGAGTCAATTGTTCAGTATGCTTTCTGGATCATGGCACTTATTAAT CTGCCCGTGCCCATTGCCGTCCTGTTTCTGATGTATCGGGAGCAGCTGATCCCATGCTGCCCCAGCGGCACGCCACGTCTCCTGGATAAGGACGAACTAGCAATGGAGAACCAGCAGGGGGCTGAGGGTCCAGATGTGGAGCAGAAGGAGCATGAAGCTGGAG GTCACGGGGATATCTTTAGCTGCTGTCAGAATGATAACCTACGCGGGCTGCCAGTATCCTTCTTTATGATTCATATCCTCGGAGGGATGGTGCTCTTTATGACCGATGGTATTGTG GGCGCATACGCTGGCTTTGTGTACACCTACGCCGTGACGTCGTCAGTGTCATTGCCTCATAAGATAGCAGGTTACCTGGCAAGTATCTTTTGGGCAGCGATCACCGTTGGACGCCTGTTGTCCATACCGCTCTCGTATCGTTTCCAGCCCGTGAGACTGCTTATGTTCAACCTG gcaGGAGCTATTGTGACCGTGTTGATGCTGctcatcttctactacagcAGCATCTTTCTGTTTGTCGGGACCTGTTTATGTGGGCTTTTCCTCAGCAGCATATTCCCCTGCATGCTTGCCTACACTGAAGACATCCTCGATTATCAGG GTTGCGCGACATCAGTCCTGGTGACAAGTGCGGGGATGGGAGAGATGGTGATGCAGGTTCTGGTCGGTTCG ATTATTCAGTCTGAAGGCAGCTACAGTTTCCTGTTGTGTGGAGTGATAACCGCCTGCCTCGGTTTCATCTTCTTCATTGGTCTCCTGCTGTTCCACCGAATGCACAGAAATTACCTCACAG GAACATCGAAAAAGTCGGCCATGGTGGAAGAGCCGGCAGCGGAGCACAACGGGTCGGCCAAGGCGGAACAGAAGGAGGACAAAGAGAGCAGCTGA